Genomic DNA from Fusarium keratoplasticum isolate Fu6.1 chromosome 2, whole genome shotgun sequence:
CTGACAGGCGCGCCATTTGAGATAGCTGACGACTTTAAGCCCTACGTGGTATGAGTATTGAATACCGCATTTATAGTTTGCTTCACATGTTCCCTGATCCAGTTGATTCCGCACCGTGAGATATTGCCATGTCAGGCTTGCTGTAACGGCACATTGCTTTTGAGTTGTGCTCTTGACCATCCAACTGGGTTGTCTGTTTATTTATGGTAAGCCAATGCATCAACATTAGCCCACTGTTCCAGCAGTAATTCAACTACTAACCTCGTAAACCTTTGTCGCGGAATCTCGTTAGACTTGTGTCCGAAATCGGCCATCGTCACAGGCGTCTAGATCAACACATCGGGAGATGGATCTTGGTTCAATGCAATCTGTACATGAATTACCAAGACAGCGACTCGCTCAAAATTGTACAACTATTTACTATATGCCCCCAGTGTGTCATCAATCATCCGTTGAGATGAACCCAAGTAATTAACCGGATCACACAGGGCCTCCAGTTCCTCTATcgagatggcatcaaccactctcttgtcctccttcAGCGTCTCGAGCAAGGTTGCCTCACCACCACGTTCAATCGTCTTTTTACAGGCCTCGTACACAACGTCATGGGCATTTTGCCTACCGACGTActtggccaagctcatcatgacCGCCTCCCCGACAATCAACCCCTTGGACATGGCTAGGTTGGCCGCCATTTGACCCTCATGCACTTCAAGTCCGGCCAGAGTGAACTCGGCCTGGTGGAGAGCTCCGACTGCTGCGACGAAACTCTCGGGAATGGCGACCCATTCGAGGTGCCATGGGCCTGACGCGCGCTCAAAGTCGGATACCATTccatcgaggacgaggccagCGTTTGAACGTAGGACCTTGGAGGCTGCTAGGATGACCTCGCTGGAAATGGGATTGCGCTTCTGCGGCATCGTAGACGAGGCGCCTCTGTGAGGAACGAACGGCTCGGcaacctctccaagctcGTTAgacgacatgatgatgaggtccAGTGCTATCTTTCCGAGCGAGCCCCCTATAAGGGCCAGCAGGTTGATAGCTTCGGCGATACCATCACGAGCCACATGCCATGTGATGGGCGGATCTGCTAGCCCCAGCTCGGAAGCAAGCTGCTTGCGAATgttgatgccatcttcacccGGCCCCAGCGAGGCAAGTGTCCCGGCAGCGCCTCCGTACTGCACCATCAGAGCCCGAGGTCTTAGCTGCTGCAGGCGTTCCCTATGGCGATACAATCCAGAGAGCCACACTGCGCACTTATACCCAAAGGTGACGGGCAGGGCATGTTGCAGATGAGTGCGCCCAGCCATGGGGGTATCACGGTGCGTAACGGCAAGGCGCTCCAGGGCGGCAATTACTCCAGAAAGTTTCGCATCGACAACTTCAAGCCCGGCCTTGACCTGCAAGACACTGGCCGTGTCCATAATGTCCTGCGTCGTGGCGCCCCAGTGGACGTACTTGCCCGCAGGACCACACATAGCACTAAGTTGGCGTACCAGGGGCAGGATCGGGTATCCGACGATATCAGTCTCGTTACGAAGACGGTCGAGGTCGAGAGCAGAAACATCAGCATGCGATGTGATCTGGTTACCGGCGTCGGCGGGGATGACACGGCAATGAGCCTGCGCCCGCGCGAGGGCCGTCTCGACATCAACACATCGTCGGATGTATGCCTCGTCGCTAAAGATCTGGTCAAGTCAGCAGATAAAAATCACAAGGAGAAAATTGGTCCTCACGTTGCGAATCTCTTGTGTGCCAAACAAGTTGCGGAAGATGACAGAGTCAAAGGCGCTGATGGAGCCCAGACGGCGACACTGGGGTTGAGATGGGAGCCGGATCGCCGTAGCCAGACGACGGCAGTATACAAAGGTTCGCAGCATGACTTCAACGTAACTGGATCACAGCTCAACTCACTGCATTGAATGATTGAGTGTCCCACAAGATACTTTATACCACCCCTGGTAggagaagccatcgtcaTGTGGGGTCAGTCAACAGCGTCCCACATTGGGGTAGGAGTGCAGCCCATCTTCCCCGGATCCCACTTGACCACGGATGCTTCAGTCTGGGGGAATGGGCCCAGCTGCCTGCATCTTGGGCGTACTGCTTCTGGGTCCCAGTCCGGTACCATGGTTCTCGGTAGGGGGCTTATAAGTAGCTTGTGTTGTCAAGTGGATCGGGATGCTGACAACGAGACACGACGAGgaggcatcaccatcatcagtATAATCCTCTACACATCACGATTCCATCTACTTTGCCCCATTTCATCATATACACTTGAAAGCCATGACTGTCGCTCCGAAACCCCGCGTCCCCGCGACTGATCCCGAAAAGGTCTTCCACTACACCGACCTCCAGAGAACCAAGCCCACTCGCGAGAATGACCCCTACGACTACCAGCCCGGCTGGGGAAACCGACACCAGTCTGAAGTAATCCCCGGAGCGCTCCCCATCGGCCAGAACAACCCACAAGACCGCGGTTTCGGCCTGTATACCGAGGGCATCACATACTCTGCCTTTGCAGCCCCGCGGGCCCTCAACTCGAGCACATACATGTACCGCGCCAGACCTTCTGCTGCTCATCAGGGTTACTCAAACATTGAGACAAAGTCTCACATTGAAAACTGCTTCTTGTCTTTGAACCCAAAGGTTGAGGCCCTCCCTGAGCAGGCAGAGTGGTCTCCCTTCCCACTCCCTCCAGACAATGAAAAGATCGACTTCACTGACGGTCTTCACACCCTCGGTGGGAGTGGTGATCCCAATCTCCGCCAGGGAATCGCCCTCTATGTCTACATGATCAACACCTCCATGGAGAACAGGGCCTATTGCAACACGGACGGCGACTTTCTCATCACCCCGCAACTGGGCATCCTAGACATCCAGACAGAAATGGGCAAGCTCTTTGTCCAGCCCGGAGAAATTTGCGTCATCCAGCGCGGAGTCCGCTTCCGGATCAACTTGGCTGAAGGCACGTCGGTTGCTCGTGGACACATCGCCGAGGTTTGGGGTTCTACCTGGGAGCTACCAGACCTGGGTCCTCTGggaggccatggccttgccaaCCCGAGAGACTTTTTGTTCCCTGTCGCCCATATCGATGAAGACCTGCACGTCCCGTTTACCATTGTAGTTAAAAACAATGGAAAGCATGTCGCGATTAAGCAGGACCATAGCCCCTTTGATGTGGTCGCCTGGCACGGCAACTGTGTCCCCTACAAGGTTAGTGATCCGTTCTTTATGTCTTCATACCTCACTAACAATGATAAGTACGACTTGACCAAATTCGTCGCCCAAAACTCAACCACAGTCGACCACACCGACCCAAGCATCAACACAGTACTAACAGCCAAGTCATCCGACCCTCACGTCCCGCTGGCCGACTACCTCTGGTTCGGCCCGCGCTGGGATGTGGCGAGCAACAGCTTCCGCCCGCCATACTTCCACCGGAACAGCGCTACAGAGCTGCTTGCCTGCATCTATGGGGCTGGGCTTGGTCGGTCTGACGAGTTCCAGCCCGGCGGGTGCAGCTACGAGGGTGGGCACACGCCTCACGGAGGCTTCAGTGATGAGTATCTCCTCGAGACGCCACTTCAGGTCAACGAGCCACGCAGGATCCTAACAGGTGAGCCTTGCGGAGCGGAATCAAGATAACGACGGCTAACTTGCTTCCAAAAGACCAGATGACCATCATGGTCGAGTCCTCACGAACCTTTCTCTTCACCGAGTACGCCCGCAAGATCTGCGGCGTCCTCCACAGCCAGGGCACCGATTACAAGGTCTGGGAGAGGCTACCGGACCGCTTCTCGGCACACCCTCTTACCAAGCAGTTGCTCGCCCGCGTGGCacaggacaaggccaacagcAGGAAGGCGACTGATTACTACCATTCCCTTGACTTGCTAAAGGAGGCTGCCTCTGCTCAACCAGTCAAGGAAGTTGCTGCTCATACCAATGGCCACACAAATGGTGACAAGGTGTCGGTGGCTTGATGGGGTGAATCGTTAGTTGATGGATTCAATTCTGAAGGGAGATGGCTGGGAGTAGTTGGATTGATGTATGAATGTCTTATATGCTCTGTGTCTTTGTGGTCGGGATCTTCCTCTGTCTCTTCTGCGCAACCGcttcttccctctcttcctgTATGATTCGGCTCCTTGTTTGATACAAGCAGAAACCCTCGCTTCAAATTAAATAGTACACATGCTACAATCGCAGTCGTCAACCACCTTCGGGCTGATCCTCTACATCAAGCAAAGAATCGCTCATGATCCTCAAAATATGACAAAGCCCTTTTGCGTTCCACTTTCCTACCTCCTCAATCAGGCTGGAAAACTCCAGCAGAATCATCTTTGCCGCGTTATAGCCTCCTTCACATATTACTCCTGAGAAGCTGATGACGCCGCCTTCTCTGAGGAATCGTCTGGCTGCGTTCTCCTGCCCGTCATCGACGGTAGACCCAGGCGTTGATGTCGCCGCCATCCCATTGCCCCCCAGCAAAGGCCAGTCCACCTCATTGAGAAACTCGTAAGGTTCCACGTCTGCGAACCTAGAATCCTGCTGGTTCGGCGGCATCATGAACACGTACAGTCCAAGGACGAGCGCCGCAGCAAAGATGGAGACTTCCGAGTGAAACATGGTGCCATCGCTAATACGTCGGCGGCTCATGGCGGTATAAATTCCAGCAGCATGGAGGCAGGCCCGTCGGGCATACCAGGTTTGACTCCAAGCAGCAATGTTCTGCAGAGCCTCGTGTGCGCCGTCAGCCCCCTTTCGACCCGCAGCGAGCTCAAAGACTTCGAGATTGGcgaagaggttgatgttgaggaagtGCCACATGACGATACAATTTGGGTTCTTGTACCTGAGGAACCTCGAGTAGGATCCGTAGATCTCGTTCAGCAAGCCTGATAGCGCTCTTCCGGCCTCATCAGACGCAAATACTCGGTTGGATGCGTCAGAGAGTCTGTAGCCTCCAGTGGCAGACGGCACCTTGGCAACGCGGATACGAACTTCCAGAATGCGAATCCAGATTATGGAGAGTAGCCCGATGATCCCCACGGGCGAGAGGTTCTGCGACTCTGGCAGGCGTACCAAGGGTTCGTGGGTCTGTATCGTGACAGTTCCAGACACAATGCTGGTGCCGCCGTCAACAATTCGCTTCCATGATCTGGCTGAAGAAGCCTGGAACAGTTCGACAGAGCATGGTACCTCAAACTGCATCACTGGG
This window encodes:
- a CDS encoding ADSL-C domain-containing protein, which translates into the protein MLRTFVYCRRLATAIRLPSQPQCRRLGSISAFDSVIFRNLFGTQEIRNIFSDEAYIRRCVDVETALARAQAHCRVIPADAGNQITSHADVSALDLDRLRNETDIVGYPILPLVRQLSAMCGPAGKYVHWGATTQDIMDTASVLQVKAGLEVVDAKLSGVIAALERLAVTHRDTPMAGRTHLQHALPVTFGYKCAVWLSGLYRHRERLQQLRPRALMVQYGGAAGTLASLGPGEDGINIRKQLASELGLADPPITWHVARDGIAEAINLLALIGGSLGKIALDLIIMSSNELGEVAEPFVPHRGASSTMPQKRNPISSEVILAASKVLRSNAGLVLDGMVSDFERASGPWHLEWVAIPESFVAAVGALHQAEFTLAGLEVHEGQMAANLAMSKGLIVGEAVMMSLAKYVGRQNAHDVVYEACKKTIERGGEATLLETLKEDKRVVDAISIEELEALCDPVNYLGSSQRMIDDTLGAYSK
- a CDS encoding Homogentisate 1,2-dioxygenase; this encodes MTVAPKPRVPATDPEKVFHYTDLQRTKPTRENDPYDYQPGWGNRHQSEVIPGALPIGQNNPQDRGFGLYTEGITYSAFAAPRALNSSTYMYRARPSAAHQGYSNIETKSHIENCFLSLNPKVEALPEQAEWSPFPLPPDNEKIDFTDGLHTLGGSGDPNLRQGIALYVYMINTSMENRAYCNTDGDFLITPQLGILDIQTEMGKLFVQPGEICVIQRGVRFRINLAEGTSVARGHIAEVWGSTWELPDLGPLGGHGLANPRDFLFPVAHIDEDLHVPFTIVVKNNGKHVAIKQDHSPFDVVAWHGNCVPYKYDLTKFVAQNSTTVDHTDPSINTVLTAKSSDPHVPLADYLWFGPRWDVASNSFRPPYFHRNSATELLACIYGAGLGRSDEFQPGGCSYEGGHTPHGGFSDEYLLETPLQVNEPRRILTDQMTIMVESSRTFLFTEYARKICGVLHSQGTDYKVWERLPDRFSAHPLTKQLLARVAQDKANSRKATDYYHSLDLLKEAASAQPVKEVAAHTNGHTNGDKVSVA